One window of Fundidesulfovibrio putealis DSM 16056 genomic DNA carries:
- the prsT gene encoding XrtA/PEP-CTERM system TPR-repeat protein PrsT, translated as MTGRALCLLLLLCVALLNACGNKSRDEMMLQGTQLVEKGNSKGAIVVFKNLLEKYPGDIPASMALAEAYVATDKLAQAESELKSIMQKAPATPGLPVLYAKILIAQRKPQEALDALKPVLDAPGASGEAWEQAGHALMLLGWFDEAQRSYQKALSISGSLSRSRIGLAESYFQRKLTDQAKREIDLILADSPKNQSALHMLAQIQVLANDDDAVIETYGKIGKFYPADVRARYLEAFLKLSKKQDADYAMAVSTALIGEFPKAPEGYKLKGLAYLAKNEGALALEPLLTAHKLRPDVDTNLFLAQTYQGLGNLETAVSHLQSILSAKPDLEGPRRMLASIYLRQNRLDEAIAETQKVFELSPSDLGGQRILADALVAKKEYDKGLELFTKMSEQPGSPPVIFLKKGMLLAMKGDNAAAEVDLRKAVEAGGKTLEPRLYLSSFLAGQNRIDEAVEVLRSGMTEGAGAALAYNGMAKLRLRQNKLDEAKELLEKAKQFEPKVLITYYNLAAIQAATGNLDKAVAEFEAALAVAPDDQRALTGAAGAWETQGDLVKAQALLERAAKNHNPQASLALASFFVRRSDNARAIVVLDEMLAANPKDIQGWLTKSRIHSIMGDQEKALSSLGRVETLNQRLGLLEKAKYYLAQKNTAQALEVAQKLRSMNTRSGDYALPLAEIQEMAGQADAAKATLTNVLRDDPANPRVLTSLANIESRANNTAEALALLDKGITAGMDPAYGNALKGVILQQKGDLKGAQELYEKALRYQERQALALNNLAMIYADQAGQATKALELAVKAYTLESNSASVMDTLGYALLKNGRAKEAVVVLERAKKLMPNSKDIDKHLEMARASGPAS; from the coding sequence ATGACAGGAAGAGCATTGTGTCTGCTGCTGTTATTGTGTGTTGCCCTCCTGAACGCGTGTGGCAACAAGTCCCGTGACGAGATGATGCTTCAGGGCACCCAGCTTGTCGAAAAAGGTAATTCCAAAGGCGCGATAGTCGTCTTCAAGAACCTCCTTGAAAAGTATCCTGGGGACATCCCCGCCTCCATGGCTTTGGCTGAGGCCTACGTGGCCACAGATAAGCTTGCCCAGGCCGAAAGCGAACTGAAGTCCATCATGCAGAAGGCCCCCGCAACGCCGGGCCTGCCTGTATTGTATGCTAAGATTCTCATTGCCCAGCGCAAGCCCCAGGAAGCGCTCGACGCCTTAAAGCCCGTGCTGGATGCCCCTGGCGCCAGTGGCGAGGCCTGGGAGCAGGCCGGGCACGCCCTGATGCTCTTGGGTTGGTTCGACGAAGCCCAGCGCTCTTATCAGAAGGCCCTCTCGATCTCCGGCAGCTTGTCCAGGTCCCGGATCGGCCTGGCCGAATCCTACTTCCAGCGCAAACTGACCGACCAGGCCAAGCGCGAGATCGACCTGATCCTGGCGGATTCTCCCAAGAACCAGTCCGCGCTGCACATGCTCGCCCAGATTCAGGTTCTTGCAAACGATGATGACGCCGTCATCGAAACCTACGGCAAGATAGGGAAGTTCTACCCGGCAGACGTCAGGGCGCGTTACCTGGAAGCCTTCCTGAAGCTCTCCAAGAAGCAGGACGCCGATTACGCCATGGCCGTGTCCACCGCCCTGATCGGAGAATTCCCCAAGGCTCCTGAAGGCTACAAGCTCAAGGGCCTGGCGTACCTCGCCAAGAACGAGGGCGCCCTGGCCCTGGAACCGCTCCTGACCGCCCACAAGCTGCGCCCCGACGTAGACACCAACCTGTTCCTGGCCCAGACCTACCAGGGACTCGGCAACCTTGAGACGGCCGTCAGCCACCTTCAGTCCATCCTTTCGGCAAAGCCCGACCTGGAAGGCCCCAGGCGCATGCTGGCTTCCATCTACCTGCGTCAGAACCGCCTGGACGAGGCGATCGCCGAGACCCAGAAGGTGTTCGAACTCTCTCCGTCGGACCTCGGCGGCCAGCGCATCCTCGCGGACGCCCTGGTTGCGAAGAAGGAATACGACAAGGGCCTGGAGCTGTTCACCAAGATGAGTGAGCAGCCTGGATCCCCTCCGGTGATTTTCCTCAAGAAGGGCATGCTGCTGGCTATGAAGGGCGACAACGCCGCTGCTGAAGTCGACCTGCGCAAGGCGGTCGAGGCCGGAGGCAAGACCCTGGAGCCGCGCCTGTACCTGTCCTCCTTCCTGGCAGGACAGAACCGCATCGACGAGGCAGTCGAGGTGCTCCGCTCGGGCATGACCGAAGGAGCCGGGGCCGCCCTCGCGTACAACGGCATGGCCAAGCTGCGCCTGCGCCAGAACAAGCTCGACGAGGCCAAGGAACTGCTGGAAAAAGCCAAGCAGTTCGAACCCAAGGTGCTTATCACCTACTACAACCTGGCAGCCATCCAGGCCGCGACCGGCAACCTCGACAAGGCCGTCGCCGAATTCGAGGCGGCCCTCGCCGTGGCTCCCGATGACCAGCGCGCTCTGACCGGCGCTGCCGGCGCCTGGGAAACCCAGGGCGATCTTGTGAAGGCCCAGGCCCTTCTGGAGCGCGCCGCCAAGAACCACAATCCCCAGGCGTCACTGGCGCTGGCGTCGTTCTTTGTCAGGCGCTCCGACAACGCCAGGGCCATCGTAGTCCTGGATGAAATGCTGGCCGCCAATCCCAAGGACATTCAGGGCTGGCTCACCAAGAGCCGCATCCATTCCATCATGGGCGACCAGGAGAAGGCCCTGTCCTCCCTGGGACGAGTCGAGACCCTCAACCAGAGGCTCGGTCTCCTGGAAAAGGCCAAGTATTATCTCGCACAGAAAAATACCGCCCAGGCGCTCGAGGTGGCTCAAAAGCTTCGCAGCATGAACACCCGTTCCGGCGACTACGCCCTGCCTCTTGCGGAGATCCAGGAAATGGCCGGTCAGGCTGACGCTGCCAAAGCCACCCTGACAAACGTTCTGCGCGACGATCCTGCCAATCCCCGCGTGCTGACCTCCCTGGCCAATATCGAATCCCGCGCCAACAACACCGCTGAAGCCCTGGCTCTGTTGGACAAGGGCATCACGGCTGGAATGGATCCCGCATACGGCAACGCCCTCAAGGGCGTTATCCTTCAGCAGAAGGGCGACCTCAAGGGCGCCCAGGAACTGTACGAAAAAGCCCTTCGCTACCAGGAGCGCCAGGCATTGGCCCTGAACAACCTGGCCATGATCTACGCCGACCAGGCGGGTCAGGCGACCAAGGCCCTGGAACTGGCGGTCAAGGCTTACACCCTGGAATCCAACAGCGCATCGGTGATGGATACGTTGGGTTACGCGCTTTTGAAAAACGGTCGCGCCAAGGAAGCTGTGGTGGTCCTTGAGCGTGCAAAGAAGTTGATGCCCAACAGCAAGGACATCGACAAGCATCTGGAGATGGCGCGGGCAAGCGGACCTGCCTCGTAG
- a CDS encoding DUF4412 domain-containing protein: MNPFTSLCFSLAIFLLCAPAALASDFTADMLQTMNGKPVMSGRASVKDLRMRMDVSMEGQRQIVITDPTAGKVLMLMPDAKMYMEMKLDPAQMGAAAIREGSTEEGQWRSIGKETLDGWECEMKAFDFKDKSKGELTAWFAEKLGYPIRTVYKSGAETMIMEFRNIRQGTVDPSQFAIPAGYQRLNMPAMGQGMPPGMGQGMGKKPPM, from the coding sequence ATGAACCCGTTCACGTCGTTGTGCTTCTCATTGGCGATTTTTCTCCTGTGCGCCCCCGCCGCCTTGGCGTCCGACTTCACAGCGGACATGCTCCAGACCATGAACGGCAAACCCGTCATGAGCGGCAGGGCCTCCGTGAAGGACCTCCGGATGCGCATGGACGTCTCCATGGAAGGCCAAAGACAGATCGTGATTACCGATCCGACTGCGGGCAAGGTCCTTATGCTGATGCCTGACGCCAAGATGTATATGGAAATGAAGCTGGACCCGGCCCAGATGGGTGCGGCGGCCATCCGGGAAGGCAGCACCGAGGAAGGCCAGTGGCGTTCCATAGGAAAGGAGACTCTCGACGGGTGGGAGTGCGAGATGAAAGCCTTCGACTTCAAGGACAAATCGAAGGGGGAGCTGACCGCCTGGTTCGCGGAGAAGCTGGGCTACCCCATCAGGACCGTCTACAAGAGCGGCGCGGAAACCATGATCATGGAATTCAGGAACATCAGGCAGGGAACAGTGGACCCGTCGCAGTTCGCCATCCCGGCAGGCTACCAGCGCCTGAACATGCCCGCGATGGGCCAGGGCATGCCTCCGGGAATGGGACAGGGCATGGGGAAAAAGCCGCCCATGTGA
- a CDS encoding PSP1 domain-containing protein, with the protein MSTTLGLRFRENGQIYYFDALSYGVRVGEYVLVKTDQGTAMARVASVLDAPPADMQASEIKPILRLASNEDMIQHDENRELARDAIRHCRRCINERNLDMKLVDVEILLDRSKMVFYFTAPGRIDFRELVKDLVKAYRTRIELRQIGVRHETQMLGAIGNCGQMCCCARFIRKFQPVTIKMAKEQNLFLNPAKISGMCGRLLCCLAYEQNAYEEFQRRCPKIGKKYQTSQGPVKILRSNLFTETLSIYTESGEEREITLEEWRAIAGETWTPYITPQQAPQQRPPQQQRPAPQQKAPAPAADAPAPDASQPPQGLLPAMPAEPTDGDDGEVVAEGQPAADAPARPKRKRKRKPKSRRPEGAPTTTPDSGE; encoded by the coding sequence ATGAGCACAACTCTGGGACTGAGGTTCCGGGAAAACGGCCAGATATACTACTTCGACGCGCTCTCCTACGGGGTGCGAGTCGGGGAATACGTGCTGGTCAAGACGGACCAGGGCACGGCCATGGCCCGCGTGGCCAGCGTGCTGGACGCCCCCCCCGCCGACATGCAGGCCAGCGAGATCAAACCCATCCTGCGGCTGGCCTCCAACGAGGACATGATCCAGCACGACGAAAACCGCGAGCTTGCCCGCGACGCCATCCGGCACTGCCGCCGCTGCATCAACGAACGCAACCTGGACATGAAGCTCGTGGATGTGGAGATCCTCCTGGACCGTTCCAAGATGGTCTTCTATTTCACGGCCCCCGGACGCATTGATTTCCGCGAGCTGGTCAAGGATCTGGTCAAGGCCTACCGCACCCGCATCGAGCTCAGGCAGATCGGTGTGCGCCACGAGACACAGATGCTCGGGGCCATCGGCAACTGCGGCCAGATGTGCTGCTGCGCCCGGTTCATCCGCAAGTTCCAGCCTGTGACCATCAAGATGGCCAAGGAACAGAACCTGTTCCTGAACCCGGCCAAGATATCAGGCATGTGCGGCAGGCTGCTGTGCTGCCTGGCCTACGAGCAGAACGCCTACGAGGAATTCCAGCGCCGTTGCCCCAAGATCGGCAAGAAGTACCAGACCAGCCAGGGCCCGGTGAAGATCCTGCGTTCCAACCTCTTCACGGAGACGCTCTCCATCTACACCGAATCCGGTGAAGAGAGGGAGATCACCCTGGAAGAATGGCGCGCCATCGCGGGCGAGACCTGGACCCCGTACATCACCCCGCAGCAGGCGCCGCAGCAGCGTCCGCCGCAACAGCAGCGCCCCGCGCCGCAGCAGAAGGCTCCGGCGCCCGCCGCAGACGCTCCGGCGCCGGACGCCTCCCAGCCCCCGCAGGGTCTGCTGCCCGCCATGCCTGCCGAGCCCACCGACGGCGACGACGGGGAAGTCGTGGCCGAAGGCCAGCCCGCCGCAGACGCCCCGGCCCGGCCCAAGCGCAAACGCAAACGCAAGCCCAAATCGCGCCGCCCCGAGGGCGCACCGACCACAACGCCAGATTCCGGAGAATAG
- the metG gene encoding methionine--tRNA ligase — MERFYITTPIYYVNARPHLGHAHTTILADAMTRFNRLMGREVHFLTGTDEHGDKIVKAAEAAGKSPQEYCDEISAIFKDLWPKLGIENTQFIRTTDPEHKRLVQMALQQVYDSGDIYFGEYGGHYCFGCERFYTEKELVDGLCPDHKTKPEYIAEKNYFFRMAKYQQWLLDHIKANPDFIRPEQYRSEVVSLLESGALEDLCISRPKSRLDWGVELPFDKDYVAYVWFDALLNYLTALGWPDGEMMQRFWPAANHLIAKDILKPHAVFWPTMLKAMGLEPFQHLNVHGYWLIKDTKMSKSLGNVVEPLSLAGKYGLSGFRYFLLREMSLGHDSSFSEEALCGRFNSDLANDLGNLFSRTLAMTHKYFGGQIPQAGQGGPDEEELMMLAKDACLNYQRLFERFQTAKALDSLWELVRGLNKYIDTQAPWSLFKEQNGSRLATVMYCVLECMRKVAVHLWPVMPEAASAMLAQLGVAEDPASINLPAEAEGWGNLSAGTEVAKASNIFPRVEPPVADTPAEPAPKAKQADKPKAAPAAAPAPQGPKDPIDFEDFQKIELRVATVLEASPVPKADKLLLVKLDAGDGEPRQVVAGIAEFWKPEDLVGRQVVVVANLKPRKLRGVESQGMILAVKREGGLELLAPSAQVTPGSAVS; from the coding sequence GTGGAGCGCTTCTACATCACCACGCCCATCTACTACGTCAACGCGCGCCCCCACCTGGGACACGCCCACACCACCATCCTGGCCGACGCCATGACCCGGTTCAACCGGCTCATGGGGCGCGAGGTCCACTTCCTGACCGGCACCGACGAGCACGGCGACAAGATCGTCAAGGCCGCCGAGGCCGCAGGCAAGTCCCCCCAGGAATACTGCGACGAGATAAGCGCCATCTTCAAGGACCTCTGGCCCAAGCTCGGCATCGAGAACACCCAGTTCATCCGCACCACGGACCCCGAGCACAAGCGGCTGGTCCAGATGGCGCTCCAGCAGGTGTACGACTCCGGCGACATCTACTTCGGCGAGTACGGCGGGCACTACTGCTTCGGCTGCGAGCGCTTCTACACGGAAAAAGAACTCGTGGACGGCCTCTGCCCCGACCACAAGACCAAGCCCGAATACATCGCCGAGAAGAACTACTTCTTCCGCATGGCCAAGTACCAGCAGTGGCTGCTGGACCACATCAAGGCCAACCCGGACTTCATCCGCCCCGAGCAGTACCGCAGCGAAGTTGTCTCCCTGCTGGAGTCCGGCGCGCTGGAAGACCTGTGCATCTCGCGGCCCAAGTCCCGCCTGGACTGGGGCGTGGAGCTGCCCTTCGACAAGGACTATGTGGCCTACGTCTGGTTCGACGCCCTGCTCAACTACCTCACCGCCCTGGGCTGGCCCGACGGCGAGATGATGCAGCGCTTCTGGCCCGCCGCCAACCACCTGATCGCCAAGGACATCCTGAAGCCCCACGCCGTGTTCTGGCCCACCATGCTCAAAGCCATGGGCCTGGAACCCTTCCAGCACCTGAACGTGCACGGCTACTGGCTCATCAAGGACACCAAGATGTCCAAGTCCCTGGGCAACGTGGTGGAGCCCCTCTCGCTGGCCGGAAAGTACGGCCTGTCCGGCTTCCGCTACTTCCTGCTGCGCGAGATGAGCCTCGGGCACGACTCGTCCTTCTCCGAAGAGGCCCTGTGCGGCCGCTTCAACTCGGATCTGGCCAACGACCTGGGCAACCTCTTCAGCCGCACCCTGGCCATGACCCACAAATACTTCGGCGGGCAGATTCCCCAGGCCGGACAGGGCGGGCCGGACGAAGAAGAGCTCATGATGCTGGCCAAGGACGCCTGCCTGAACTACCAGCGCCTCTTCGAGCGTTTCCAGACCGCCAAGGCCCTGGACTCGCTCTGGGAGCTGGTGCGCGGCCTGAACAAGTATATCGACACCCAGGCTCCCTGGAGCCTCTTCAAGGAACAGAACGGCTCGCGTCTGGCCACGGTGATGTACTGCGTGCTGGAATGCATGCGCAAAGTCGCCGTGCACCTCTGGCCAGTGATGCCCGAGGCCGCCTCGGCCATGCTGGCGCAGCTCGGCGTCGCCGAAGACCCCGCCTCCATCAATCTCCCCGCAGAAGCCGAAGGATGGGGCAACCTGAGCGCCGGGACCGAAGTGGCCAAGGCCTCCAACATCTTCCCGCGCGTGGAACCGCCCGTGGCCGACACGCCCGCCGAGCCCGCTCCCAAAGCCAAGCAGGCCGACAAGCCCAAGGCCGCGCCAGCTGCTGCCCCCGCCCCGCAAGGCCCCAAGGACCCCATCGACTTCGAGGATTTCCAGAAGATCGAGCTGCGCGTGGCCACCGTTCTCGAGGCCTCGCCCGTGCCCAAGGCCGACAAGCTGCTGCTGGTGAAGCTGGACGCCGGAGACGGCGAGCCGCGCCAGGTCGTCGCGGGCATCGCCGAGTTCTGGAAGCCCGAGGATCTGGTGGGTCGCCAGGTGGTCGTCGTGGCCAACCTGAAGCCACGCAAGCTGCGCGGCGTGGAGTCGCAAGGCATGATTCTGGCCGTGAAGCGCGAAGGCGGACTGGAGCTGCTGGCCCCGTCCGCGCAGGTGACGCCCGGCAGCGCCGTCTCGTAA
- a CDS encoding MFS transporter — protein sequence MDAAERRSLEAQIAVGLASFLTPFLYGALSVAMPTIGRAFSFSAREMAMVMMVHLLFSTSCMLPVGRASDFIGRKGLFMAGSVLFSVSSLTAGLADSAGVLLFARALQGVGDALTFGVSGAILVTIVPPERTGRAIGFNLSFIFAGLALGPLAGGALTSWLSWRVIFYLSAAAGVAAFALIFRSYQEVRPQRSQTVGYADTALFIPAMLGLILGLSVQPSWWGAALSAAAGVLLWRFVKFQEGHANPMVDVGYIRRNPAFALANVASVLGYAAAFSTSFLLSLFLQSVQGMAPHDAGYLLLVQPTVQALASPLAGRLSDMAHPARVSAVGLVVLGAGLLMLTGNGSDTTTLWIVGVQVVLGLGFSLFVSPNFNAIMSSVDPAHKGMASGFMSTMRGMGMCLSLSVTGLLLALVLGEAHTGQTGPEALPALKSCFIIFGLSALAAAAVSWRAARQTR from the coding sequence ATGGACGCCGCCGAACGCCGTTCGCTCGAAGCGCAGATCGCCGTGGGGCTGGCGTCGTTCCTGACGCCGTTCCTGTACGGGGCGCTGTCGGTGGCGATGCCCACCATCGGGCGGGCGTTTTCTTTTTCAGCGCGCGAGATGGCCATGGTGATGATGGTGCACCTGCTTTTCTCCACCTCCTGCATGCTGCCGGTGGGCCGCGCCTCGGACTTCATCGGGCGAAAGGGCCTGTTCATGGCGGGCAGCGTGCTGTTCTCGGTCAGTTCGCTCACGGCAGGGCTGGCGGACAGCGCCGGGGTGCTGCTGTTCGCCAGGGCGCTCCAGGGCGTGGGCGACGCGCTGACGTTCGGGGTCAGCGGAGCGATACTCGTGACCATCGTGCCGCCGGAGCGCACGGGCCGAGCCATCGGCTTCAACCTGTCGTTTATTTTTGCCGGTCTAGCGCTTGGGCCTCTGGCTGGCGGGGCGCTGACCTCGTGGCTGTCCTGGCGGGTAATTTTCTATCTGTCGGCGGCGGCGGGAGTGGCGGCCTTCGCGCTCATCTTCAGAAGCTACCAGGAAGTCAGGCCGCAGCGGTCGCAGACGGTGGGCTACGCCGACACGGCGCTGTTCATCCCGGCCATGCTGGGGCTGATCCTCGGGCTCTCGGTGCAGCCGTCCTGGTGGGGCGCGGCGCTTTCGGCAGCGGCGGGCGTGCTGCTGTGGCGCTTCGTGAAGTTCCAGGAGGGACACGCCAACCCCATGGTGGACGTGGGGTACATCCGGCGAAATCCTGCGTTTGCGCTGGCCAACGTGGCTTCGGTGCTGGGATACGCAGCTGCGTTCTCCACAAGCTTTCTGCTGAGCCTCTTTTTGCAAAGCGTGCAGGGGATGGCCCCGCACGACGCAGGGTATCTGCTGCTGGTGCAGCCAACGGTGCAGGCGCTGGCCTCGCCGCTGGCGGGGAGGTTGTCGGACATGGCGCACCCGGCACGGGTGAGCGCGGTCGGACTGGTCGTGCTGGGAGCGGGACTTCTGATGCTGACGGGAAACGGAAGCGACACCACAACGCTGTGGATAGTCGGGGTGCAGGTGGTGCTGGGGCTGGGATTTTCGCTGTTCGTATCGCCGAACTTCAACGCCATCATGTCCAGCGTGGACCCGGCCCACAAAGGGATGGCCTCGGGGTTCATGTCCACCATGCGCGGGATGGGCATGTGCCTGTCGCTGTCGGTGACGGGCCTTCTGCTGGCGCTGGTGCTGGGCGAGGCCCATACGGGCCAGACCGGCCCCGAAGCGCTGCCCGCGCTCAAGTCCTGCTTCATCATCTTCGGCCTGTCCGCCCTGGCAGCAGCGGCAGTATCCTGGCGGGCTGCGCGACAGACGCGATAG
- a CDS encoding PD40 domain-containing protein yields MFRRLLSLALFAAILATLPAHGASAAEPSTPLIYGLKGAVMLLDGQSGQPRKIGQGRQPSLAPDGLRAVWVEHGEDAAKASIAVYDTATGKQSLLAKPGGYLQTPRFSPDGRSVAFTRMGEDGRQSLWLVRSGENPVQLPTTGDGSLFELAWTPDGAFITAQDMRWLRFFKPDGSEARRVALSDVTGGKQDAVTSADRFSLRPGGSGEILYSMMVPGTKLFHKKVPDLSSALFLYDPKSGKTTRLTPENLTAFAPSWTPDGQGLLFTGYTDVQAGSAYPFRVWSMRLGDSPREVTPGEDPAPPSGP; encoded by the coding sequence ATGTTCCGTCGATTGCTGAGCCTCGCGCTGTTCGCCGCCATCCTGGCGACACTGCCCGCACATGGGGCGTCTGCGGCGGAGCCCTCCACTCCCCTCATATATGGCCTGAAAGGTGCGGTGATGCTCCTGGACGGACAATCCGGCCAGCCCCGCAAGATCGGCCAGGGGCGGCAGCCGTCGCTCGCGCCGGACGGACTCCGGGCCGTGTGGGTTGAGCACGGCGAAGACGCGGCCAAGGCCAGTATCGCTGTTTATGATACGGCGACCGGAAAACAGTCGCTGCTGGCCAAGCCGGGCGGCTATCTTCAGACGCCCCGGTTCTCGCCGGATGGTCGTAGCGTGGCCTTCACCCGCATGGGCGAGGACGGACGCCAGAGCCTCTGGCTGGTGCGAAGCGGCGAAAACCCCGTGCAACTGCCCACAACCGGCGACGGTTCACTCTTTGAACTGGCCTGGACCCCGGACGGAGCGTTCATCACTGCCCAGGACATGCGCTGGCTGCGATTCTTCAAGCCTGACGGATCAGAGGCACGGCGCGTGGCGCTAAGTGACGTCACGGGAGGAAAGCAGGACGCCGTCACCAGCGCGGACCGCTTCAGCCTGCGCCCTGGCGGGAGCGGGGAAATCCTTTACTCCATGATGGTCCCAGGCACGAAGCTCTTTCACAAGAAAGTGCCGGATTTGAGCTCGGCGCTGTTCCTGTATGATCCCAAGAGCGGCAAGACCACGCGGCTCACCCCCGAAAACCTCACCGCCTTCGCTCCGTCCTGGACGCCGGACGGCCAGGGACTTCTGTTCACAGGCTACACGGACGTCCAGGCCGGATCGGCCTACCCGTTTCGCGTGTGGAGCATGCGCCTTGGCGACTCCCCACGGGAAGTGACGCCCGGCGAGGACCCTGCGCCGCCAAGCGGGCCATAA